The DNA segment GGAAATCGTTCGGGATCGTTGAGGACGCTGACCATCCAGAGATGGTCGAAACGCCCTTGTGCCGAGGAGGCATCGCGAGCAAGGAAGCGCACCGGCAGGTCGCGACAAACGCGGTTGAGAATCGTGACCTCTGATCGTCTAAGGTTATAGGGTTCAACGTATCGTTCACGATCGATGGATTCTGCAATCAGCACCGGAAGTTCCGCCACGCCGGCTCCTATGTAGAGGCTTCGGCCGCCACGAGGTAACTTCTTGACGAGAGCTTCGGCTACCAGTGTCCCTAACTTTCGGCAGGGTTCCCGCTTGGCGCGCCAGAACTCATTGCCGCCTTCGTAGCAATAGACGGACTCCAGGCGCTTGTAATCGAGGTGGGTGAATACATCGGTGATTATACGTCGAGCTGAACCAGATACTGGTTTTTTCATAGATGTCTTGTCCCATGGCGGGTATCGAATAACACTTCAACCACACAAGCAGCCGGCAGTCTATCGAAATCAATGCTCCAAAGCTATGTAGATGGTTGACTAGCTAACTCAATGACGGTGGCCTTGAGGCCATTGGCGACGGCAGCAATGAAGTCGAGACTCAACGTGTCGAGCGTGTCGGTCGAACGATGGTAATGGGGGTTTCGGAAGTTGGCAGTATCAGTCAGCATGACAGCGGGGAATCCCTGCTCCCAGAACGAGGTGTGGTCGCTCCGTCTCGTGTCTGGGAGCTTTTCTCCGTTGCCCGGCACGATCAGCGGAACAATTGGAAGGTGCGGCTTCATGGCCTGGGCAACAGAGCCGGTCAGATGGTGTGAGCGTTCGTTACCGATGACGGCCAGAAAATTGCCCGTTGTGGGTACCGCGATTGGGACACCAGGAGGGATTTTCTGTGAATTGGGTTGATGGCTTGCATAGCCGACACATTCCAATACGATCGCTCCATGGATGGATTCACCATTGTTCCGTAAGAGAGACGTGTAGGCCTGGCTACCGAGGAGGTTCTCTTCCTCTAAGTTAAACGCGATGAAACTGATCGGTCTGGCCAACGTCATGGTTCTTACCTGACGAGCCACTTGAAGCATGATGGCGAGCGCGCTGGCATTATCGTCAGCGCCCGGAGATCCTTCAACAGTATCGAAATGGGCGGCGACAATCAGCGGCGGTGCTGATTGGAATGATTTGTGGTCAGGAAACGCTGTTCCGATCACATTGTGAGAGGTGCCGCCCAAGGCTGGGAAGGCTTGCGTGGTCACGGTCAGCCCAGTTTCCGCGAAGCGACGGTGTAGGTAGGCCTCCGTCTGTCGTAAGCGGCTCGGTGAGGTGATGGGATGGCGTTCCCCCACCAGAGCCTGAAGATCTTCTCTGAGTTGATTCCGATCGATAGGCACAGAACTGGTTTCCAGCTGCAGGAGGCTTAGGTCACGATTTCGGTGCCGATACCCTTCCGCGTGAAGATTTCAAGCAGAATGGCGTGCGGAATACGCCCATCAATAATGTGGGCTTTCCCAACTCCGTCACCCAAGGCATCCAAGCAGGCGTGTACCTTTGGGATCATCCCTTCTGTGATGGTCCCTTTCTTCATCATGCGCTGCACATCTTTACGGGATACGGTGGAGAGGTGACGCCCGTTGGCGTCGCGAATGCCTTTGATATCGGTCATCATCAGCAGTTTTTCCGCCTGCAAGGCTCCGGCGACCGCTCCGGCCACGAGATCGGCGTTGATGTTGTAGGTATTGCCCTCACGATCCGTGCCGATGGGCGCGATGATCGGGATGTAGTGGTCTTCCTGGAGATTGCGTAACAATCCCGGATCCACCTTTTCGATGTCACCGACCAAGCCGAAATCACCTTCGCTGTCTTCTCCATGGACATCGCGATTGAGGCTTTCCGCCCAGGCCTTCGCCGTCAAGGGCTTGCTGAGGATCAAGCCGCCGTCCTTCCCGCTCAACCCGACCGCGCTGCCGCCGTGCCGGGTGATCAGGTCGGTCAGTTCCATGTTGATTTTCCCGGCCAGGACCATCTCCACGATTTCCATCGTGGCTGCGTCCGTGATCCGGACACCATGGCGGAACTTCGCTTGAATGCCGAGTCGATCGAGCATCTTATCGATTTGTGGCCCGCCGCCGTGAATGATGACTGGGTTGATACCAACATATTTCAAGAGGACGACATCTTGCGCAAACCGCTCTTTGAGTGATGCATCTGTCATCGCGTGGCCGCCGTACTTCACAACAACGGTTTTTCCGCGAAACGTCCGGATGTACGGAAGAGCTTCGATCAGCACATCGGCTTTTTTGATGAGTTTGTTCATGCCCCTCTCCCGTCGATCAGAGCGGTCTCCTACAAGATATACCGGCTCAGATCTTGGTCTTTGACGATGTCCTTCAATCGATCCCGGACGTAGGTGGCGGTGATGTTGATCAGCTTGTCCGGCCAGCCTGGTCCCTCGAAAGAAATTTCTTCCAACAACCGTTCCATGATGGTGAAGAGGCGACGGGCACCGATGTTCTCGGTTCGTTCATTCACTTGGACAGCGATCTCTGCAATTTCCTCCAAGCCGTCCTTGGCGAACTCGATGGCCAGTCCTTCCGTGGCCATCAAGGCCTGATATTGCCGGACCAACGCTCCCTTTGGTTCCGTGAGAATGCGGACGAAATCCTCTTTGGATAGGGGGCTCAGTTCAACGCGGATCGGGAAGCGCCCTTGGAGCTCTGGAATGAGATCGGACGGTTTGGCCACATGGAAGGCCCCGGCTGCGATGAAGAGAATGTGGTCCGTCACGACCGGGCCATATTTCGTGTTGACGGTGCAGCCTTCTACGATGGGCAACAAATCTCGTTGCACACCCTCTCGGGACACATCAGGTCCTGCTGTGCGCTCGCGACCGGCGATCTTGTCGATCTCATCGAGAAACACGATCCCGGTCTGTTCTACCTTGTTGATCGCTTCACGTGTGGTGTCGTCCATATCGATCAACTTCTGGGCTTCCTCCTGCGTCAGGTGTTTCAGCGCTTCGGGCACCTTCATAAGTCGCTTCTTCTTTTTACCCTGGAACATGCCACCCAGCATGTCGCGGAGATTGTTCTCGATGTCATCCAGCCCACCCACATTGGAGATGACGCCGACCGGAACTCCCCGCTCTTTGACTTCCATTTCAACGGTTCGTTCATCCATCTTGCCTTCGCGCAGCTGGAGACGGAGTTTCGACCGGGTCGTTTCATGAGAGTCCGGATGAGGTTGTGTGACCGTCTCGGTTGTGCTGTCCACAAATCCGGGTCGAGGTGGGGGCGGAGGCAAGAGGAGGTCGAGCAGGCGCTCCTCAGCCTGTTGTTCGGCCTTGTGTTGGACGAACGCCAGGCGTTGGGTCTTGACCATGTTAATAGCAAGCTCGGTGAGGTCGCGAATGATCGATTCCACATCGCGCCCGACATAGCCCACTTCGGTGAACTTCGACGCTTCGACCTTGATGAACGGCGCTTCGGCCAGCTTGGCCAGCCGTCGGGCAATCTCCGTTTTGCCTACGCCGGTCGGCCCGATCATGATGATGTTCTTCGGCATGACCTCATCGCGAAGGTCGGGCGACAGTTGTTGGCGTCGCCAGCGGTTGCGAAGGGCGATGGCGACCATGCGCTTCGCATCCTTTTGTCCGATGACATAACGGTTCAGTTCTTCAACGATCTGACGGGGAGTGAGATTATTGAGATTCAACGCGACAGGCTCCGTCGTGAGCGGCTTCATCATTGTGGATTATCCTCGAAGTTCTTCAACAAGAATCTGTTGGTTTGTATAGATATCAATGGATCCCGCGATAGTCAGGGATTCAGTCACGATCACCGGGGCTTCCAATTGTGAATGGCGGAGCAATCCTCTGGCCGCTGCCAGCGCATAGGGGCCACCCGAGCCAATCGCCAGAATCCCGTCTTCCGGCTCGACGACGTCACCGGTCCCGGTAATGATAAACGACTGCTCACGTCCGGCCACGGCCAAGAGGGCTTCCAGGCGACGAAGCACACGATCTGTCCGCCAATCCTTCGCGAGTTCAACGGCTGCCCTCGTGAGATTACCTCGATACTCTTCCAATTTGCTCTCGAATTTTTCGAACAGTGTGAACGCGTCCGCCGTGGCGCCGGCAAACCCTGCCAGAACCTGATCATGGTGCAAGCGCCGAACCTTCTTGGCGTTGTGTTTCATGACCGTGGTGCCGACGGTGACTTGGCCGTCACAGCCCATGGCAACCCGTCCGTCGCGGCGGACACAGAGCACGGTCGTCGACCGGATTTTCATGATGACTTGTGGTCCTTTCCATTCGTTAGACGTGTCGTGTGCGCTCGAGGATGGGCCCGGTCATAGACCGCGAGCAGTTGGTCCATCGCCACATGCGTATATTTTTGCGTGGTACTCAGTGAAGCATGACCGAGTAGTTCCTGGATCGATCGGAGGTCGGCTCCTTCGTCGAGAAGGTGTGTCGCGTACGAATGTCGGAGGGCATGGGGACTGACGGCTCCGCTCACAAGACGGCTGGAGTACCGGGCGACCATCTTGGCGACACTTCTGGTGGTCAGCCGTCCACCACGATGATTCAAGAACATCGGGGATGAAGGATGACGGTTGCGAGGAGTCGGTTTCAAGGACTGGCGATACTCGCGGATGGCCTGCAGCGCCACATCGCCGATCGGAACCAAGCGTTCTTTGCGGCCTTTTCCCTTCAAGCTGACGATCCCGTCCGCTTCGTCGAGGTCATTAAGATTGATCCCGACGACCTCGCTCACTCGCGCACCGGTCGAATACATCGTTTCCAGCAGGGCACGGTCACGGAGAGAGAGAGGCGATGAGTCAGAGGGAAATGTCATAAGGGCCGCCGCGTCATCCTTCGTGAGTACGCGAGGGAGGCGCTTCGGTAGTTTTGGGCTCCTCAGCGTCTCAGTCGGATTTACTTTGACGAGCTCTTCACGGAGGAGGAAGCGGAAGAAGCTGCGCAGGCTTGCCAGTTTTCTTGCCAGGGACGCCGCTTTCTTGCCTTGTCGGTCCAACGAGTGGAGATGGGCACGGATCTCGTCGCTGGAGATCGAGTCAACGCGGATGGACGAGGCGCCCTTCTTGGTGCTTCTGAGGAAGCCAGTCAGCTGCTGAAGGTCTGAGTGATAGTTGCGGATCGTCTCAGGGGACGCATTGCGTTCGACCTGGAGGTACATTACGAAAGCCTTGATTGCGTCTTCCATGCGTCAAAATCCTCAAGGGCCCGCTGGCTCAGCGCACGGCGCTTCTTCTCCTTGTCCCTTGGCGTATTGGACAGGGGTGGGAACAGACCGAAATTGGTGTTCATCGGTTGGAAGTGACGAGGATCCGATGAAGCGACATGAGACACCAGGCATCCATGAGCTGTCGTGGGCGGCGGTGTAATCAGCGGTTGTCCGGTGAGGGCCCGCGCGGCGTTGATCCCGGCGAGGCCTCCCATGGCCGCTGATTCCGTATAGCCTTCCACCCCGACGAGCTGCCCGGCAAAGAAGAGGGAAGCGCGGGCTTTGAATTGCAAGGTGTTCATCAGCAACTGAGGCGAATTGATAAACGTGTTGCGATGCAAACTGCCATACCGGAGAAATTCTGCCTGTTCGAGCCCAGGAATCATACGAAACACGCGCTTCTGCTCCGGGTAGGTGAGTTTGGTCTGGAAGCCCACCAGGTTGTAGCAGGTGCGATGAATATTTTCTGTCCGCAGCTGAACGACCGCAGCTGGTTCGATTCCCGTTCGAGGATCTTTGAGTCCCACCGGTTTCATGGGACCGAACTGCATGGTCTGACGGCCGCGCTCTGCCAGCACTTCAATCGGCACACAGGCCTCAAAGTAGGGTGTCTTCTCAAATTCCTTGGGCTGTACCTTCTCAGCCGCCATCAAGGCATCGTAGAACGCATTGTACTGCTCTGCCGTCATGGGGCAATTTAAATAATCATCCCCGCCCTTGTCGTAGCGAGAGGCACGGAAGACGATCTCCATATTAATCGAGTCGGTATCGACGATCGGCGAGATGGCGTCATAAAAATAGAGGTGCTGGGACTTTGTGGCAGCGCGGATGGCTTGAGAGAGTTTGTCCGATGTTAAGGGACCTGTCGCGACAATACAGAAGCAGTCTGTTGGGATCTCCTCAATTTCCTCGTGGAGAATGCGGATGTTCGGATGACCTTCCAAGGCTCGAGTGATGTGTTGAGAGAACTGGTCGCGATCAACAGCCAGCGCCGATCCAGCCGGCACTTTGGCTTGCTCAGCGGCGGAGATAATCAGCGAATTCAGCCGCCGCATCTCTTCTTTCAGGATGCCCGGTGCGTTTAGCGGATCGGAAGAGCCGAGCGAGTTCGAGCAGACGAGTTCGGCCAAGCCACCCGTCTTGTGCGCCTTCGTCATCTCCTTCGGGCGCATCTCGTAGAGCGTCACCTTGGCGCCGCGATTCGCCGCCTGCCATGCCGCTTCTGATCCAGCCAGACCCCCACCTACGATGACGACATCATCTCTCATGATCAGCATTCCTTGCAGTGAATGGCGGTTATTCTAGGAATCGTGTTTGAGTGAAGTCAAGGCAAACGACTGTGAATATGTGTTGTGTTCCAGAGGGCCGTTCGTGGTGAGCCTGTCGAACCATGAACGGAATCTGGGGATCCGCTAGGCTTCTTGCCTTTGTCAGACGACCGGGTAGAATGCGCCGGTGAAGTGGACCGGTGCCTCAAGGAGCCTGTTGTCAGTACGAGTGACTCGACCATGAGTAAGATCCTGATCTCCTATCGCCGAGAGGACAGTGCAGACGCCACCGGGCGCATCTATGATCGGCTGGTCCAGCAGTTTGGGCGAACCGCTGTGTTCAAGGATGTGGATTCCATTCCCTTGGGCATCAACTTTTGGAAGCATTTGGATGAACAGGTGGCCAAGTGTGATGTGTTTCTGGCGATCATCGGCCCAGACTGGATGGGAATCAAAGCCGGTGAGGGAAAATCTAGATTGGATGACCCACGCGATCTCGTGCGGATTGAAGTCGAGTCCGCATTGAAGCGGCAAATCCCTTTGATTCCAGTGCTGGTTCGAGGGGCCACGATCCCTGATCCAGAACGGATGCCAAGAAGCCTGCAAGAACTGTTGGACAGAAATGGCATTGCCGTTCGCTCTGACCCCGACTTTCATCGCGATATGGATCGGTTAATTGAGCATCTGAAGGGAGTGATTCAGGGTCAGCAAAAGACTCAGAAGATTCGAAACAAGGTAGTGCTGGTGGTTGGTGAGGAAGCAGAAAATGGTCCATCGGTCCTGATAGGAAAAAAGATCTCACGCCGGTTGGAACAGCCCAAAGAACTAACCCCTATATCACAACGGAATCGTATTCAAAGAAGCATTGTGGCGCCTGAGCAACCGTCATGCAACGCTCCAGTGGATATGGTGAAAGTCCCCAAAGGGCTATTTTTGTATGGTGATGAGAGAACTCGTAAGGTGATGATTGACTATGACTATTGGATCGACAAGTATCCGGTAACGAATGAGAAGTACAAAGCATTCATCTCGGCGGGAGGTTACAAAAATCGGAAGTACTGGTCAAAAGAAGGGTGGAAGTGGAAGGCCAAGGACAAAATCACTGCCCCAGAGAATTGGGATTGGAAGGCCATCGAATCGTCGAGGAAACAGCATCATCCTGTCGTTCTTGTCAGCTATTACGAAGCCGAGGCCTATGCTACATGGGTTGGCAAGCGCCTTCCAACCGAGCGGGAGTGGGAGAAAGCGGCGCGAGGTGAGGATGGGCGTAACTATCCTTGGGGCAAGGAGTTCGACAGACATAAATGTAACTGTGTCCGTGGATTCTTTTCTTCAGTCACAGCCTCATTTGGTGGTGGGTCTACGACACCGGTCAACAATTACCCCAGTGGGGTCAGTCCTTATGGCTGTTACGACATGGCGGGAAATGTGGAGGAGTGGTGTGAGAGTTGGTATGACAAAAGCAAGAGCGAGCGCGTGGCTCGTGGCGGTTCCTGGAGCGACTCACCGAAGTTAGTCCGTGCGCCATACCGGTACGGGTACTCGACCGTCGACCGGAGCGACAACCTTGGCTTCCGTCTTGCCCAGGACATTCCCTAACCCTTTATCTTTTGACCCTTTGCTTCTTCACATGTCTTCAGCGTTATTCTCTCGGTCACATTGCGTCAGTCCTTGTATGCCCAGGCTGCTTGCGACTGGTTTCCGCCTTCCTCTTGGCCGAATGTGCCTGCACATAGGATCGCAGCACGGCGTTGATCTTGGTTTGATACCCGGCTCCTAGCCCGCATTATTCATGAACGCTTCTGCTGCAATTGCCGATCCGCTGTTCCGACGAACCTGCGGCCAGCGGGCTCGCCCCTCGAATCCTCGATGTACTGCACGAGTACGCCTCAGATCCTCCTGACTCCGCGCGCCGGTCTCACGACGCGGCTAAGCAATTTCGCAACGAACTGTCTGAATAATGTGGGCTTACCGCTTAACCCAACCCACGACATCTTCGTCCAACCGGAGGGACAAAAGGGTTTTGACGGGTGGAAGCATGACTTGCGCCTTTTCTCAAAACTTGGCGTCCGTCGGCAGGATGTCTGAGTAATCAATCGCGTGGTCCGTGTGATTGGATCTTCTATCGTGCATTGTGGCCGATCGCGATTTTCGATGTGCCTCTTTCAATAGCGGGCCAGCTAATTGGTCTGTGGCATAGAGCGGCTGACGTATTTGTGAAAGAACTAGCGATCAGGCGTTTCAGGTTCTGAGAAAATATTTCGATGGCCTAAGGCTGTAAGGCGAGCGTGATACGGATCGCCTCGTCGACCGCCATCAACTCGTCGTGGCTCAACCTGTCGATTCTTGATCGTAATCGTGATTTGTCCAATGATCGGATTTGGTCACCCAAGACCCGAGCTGGCTTGCCGTTGACGACGACCTCGGCTTCTCCTGGATACAACGACTCGATGTTGCTGGTGAGCGGCAGCACCACTACGCGAGAGCCGAAGGTATTACACGAGTTGTTTGACACGATCACGGCAGGTCTGGTCTTCTTGATTTCGGATCCGGTCGCGGGATCTAATGCCACCCAATAGACGTCCCCTCGACGGGGTAGCTTTTTCACTTAGGCCACCCTTCACCCTCTGTGGTCTCCCAGTCATTCTCTAGTTCCCTCCGCCAACGTTCCTTTCGGGCGGCCCGATAGGCTTCATCAAGGGATTTCCTGTCTGGATGAAGTTTCGCTCGCACTGCGGAGGAAATGAATGCGCTGATCTTCTTCGGCGGCACTTCCTGCTTCAGTCTCGCGTAAATGTCTTCCTCCATCGTGATATTTAATCTTACTGCCATTGGCTCCTCCATGAAAATGCGAATGCTGTATTGTATACAGCATTGATTGTTCTGGCAAGGTGGCGACCTTCCGTTACCCTTCAACGAGCCTGCCCTGAGTTTATCGAGAGGCTCAGGGCGAACAGATGAACTCTTGCGGAATGAGAAATTCAATGAGTTGGTTGATCACTCAAAAGGGAGTCCCCCCGCGTTGACTGCTCCCAAGGCACAGTGCTAGAGTTTCCCCTCTTTTCGGCTCGTTTGTCAGGTTGGGCGATTAGCTCAGTGGTAGAGCGCTTCCTTCACACGGAAGAGGCCACAGGTTCGATACCTGTATCGCCCACCATGCTCCTTCCAATCCATCCTTACTCCCCTAACGGGCTTCTGCTTGGCAAACCCCTCGATTCCTGGACAGAAACGGGGTTGTCGGCTAGACTTCAGTTTGTCTTTTGTGGCGTGTCTGATTCGAGATTCCAGTACTAGACGTCGAAACAAGCGAGGTTATGCTATGAGAGGAACTGTGATGGGTATCGGAGTCCTAACGCTGCTGTTGATGGCAACCGGTTGCAGCACGACACACCAACAGAGTGCCGGGATGAATGATCGGGAATATACGCCCCCGACGAGTATTTATAACATCTTGGACAGCACCGCCTTAGTCTACTCCTCCCCTGCTGCGGGATCGGCCGTCAATGACCATCCGCTTCGGTGGTTGGGCTTCATTGCGCATCCGATTGGGCATGCCTTTGATTACGCGGTCAATCGTCCGATCTATCGGGTTGGTGCTAGCTCTCCCTATCTCCACGGGTATACGGCTGAAGATAGTATGCTGGATGCTCAACGCCAGTAGGTAGATCGAGTCATCTGATCGCGTACGGCTGAAGCCCGCTCTTCAAATGAAGAGCGGGCTTTTTGTTTCCGCCTCGTCCGAATCCGCCCAAATCGTGGTATGGTTCCGCTCAATGCATCCCTTCATGAGTGCGATCCGATACTGGTTCTTGGTTGGCCTGCTTGTGCCAGTGGGGTTCACCCTGGGATGCGGAGGATCAGATGCGCCTGTGCGGCCTCCGCTCCCTCCTTCCAAGAGCGATCTTGTACTCTTGGCCTCGACGGTCCTCTGTGAGCGAAAGGCCGACTTCTTGAACAAGCATCCCTCCGCGACGCAGCCACCGCAAACCTGGGGGAGTGGTCAGGAACTCACCATTGCTGGGGAACGCAGTGCCTCGCACGGCGATGAGTCCTATTTTTTCGATGAGGATGGTGTGTTGGTTGGGGCGCTCTTTATGTTTCCTAGAGGGCTTGACTTGGGCCCCTATCCTATCCTGCGTGATACGCTGTCACGACTGAAGCCCTCCCTTGAATTCTATTTGAATGTGGCCCAGTTGGAAACGAAAACGAACATGGAGAGCAGCTCGCTTCTGGAAACCGGCGATGAGAAAAGCACCACGCAATATCTCGTGACCGGATTACGCGACCATACGATTCTGCTCCAGGCCTCCTTCACCATCGACCCCTATGTTCGACTCTTTTCTCCCTATCGACGCGAATTTCTTGATCGACTTCGTCATCCGACTGGGGGTACGGGAGGCCAGACTATGGAAAGCCAGGGAACCGAGGATAAGGAACCGTTCCCCTCGTTACAGCAATTCGCCCGTGGCCAGACGGCACAGCTCGCCTATTGCGGTGAGAAAAATTATGACATTGCCGTGGATGCCTACCAGCGAGCCATTGAGAGTGGGTTCACGAACAAGGTATGGCTGGCCGAAGCACGGCATAAACTCGGCGTGGCCTTGTTGGTCAAGGGCCATGTGGAACAGGCGAAATCCGAGTTGCTCCAGTCACTCGCGCTCAGGCCGAATGTTCCGGAGGTGCTGAATAACCTGGGCACGGCTCAGATCAAACTTGGCGACAAGGTTGCCGGTTTGAGTTCGTTCGAGAGAGCGATCGTTCTGCGCCCCAATTATGCACTGGCCCGCTACAACTTGGCAGAGGCTTCTGAAGCGACAAATCCCAAACGTGCGCTTTCGGAATATGAAACCTATGTCGCGATTGTCGAAGGCATTCCGGAGGAAGCCGACCGGATCGTGCATGCGAAAGAACGGATCAAGGTTTTGAAGCGTTAGGGTTGCTTCCGCTGGAAAGCGGTTTGATAAGTCGGAGGGCTTGGTCGTCTGCTCCGAGGAGTGCGAATACACCGAGCTCAGCTTCGAGCTTGCTCTTCCTGTTCCTGAAGGGTCTTGCACTCAATGCAAAAGGTAGTGACCGGGCGGGCTTTGAGCCGCTTGTACGGAATCTCTCCACCGCACCCTTCGCAAATCCCATAGGTCTCGGTCGTCATCCGCTCGAGCGCCTCGTCGATCTTCTTCAAGAGCTTCCGTTCCCGGTCGAGAATGCGCATGGAGAAACCCTGATCGACCTCGGCAGAGGCTTGATCGCTGACATCAGGAAATGCTTCAGGGTTCTCGCGGTGTGTCAGCACCTCACCCGTCTCACTGAGGATCGCGGCTCGTTGGCGCTCAAGGTCCTGACGGATGTCGGAGTACTTTGGGCTTGCGGATGTAGTCTCTCGATTCGCGGCCGAAGCAGGCTGTTTCTTGGAAGGAGGTGTTTTCATGACAAGGACTCGCTGTGGGATGATTGATGAATGCAGAAACTATAGCAACCTCGATGAGAAGGGGTCAACGCGCGTTGGTTAGGTATCCAATGGCTATAAGTCTCGGCGCCCTTCGATTGATTTCAGCAAGGTTACTTCGTCTGCGTACTCAATATCCATGCCCACCGGAATGCCATAGGCGATACGGGATACGCGGACGCCGAACGGCTTGAGCATTCGGGTGAGATAAATCGCTGTGGCCTCTCCTTCAATGGTAGGGTTCGTTGCCAGGATGACCTCTTCGATCCCACCAAGCTTGACCCGATCGATGAGTTCTTCGGCTCTGATGTCTCCGGGGCCAACACCATCCAGCGGAGAGAGCGCACCTAATAAGACATGATAGAGTCCACGATAGGCCCCTGCCCGTTCCACGGCATAGAGGGTACTGGGTTCCTCCACTACGAAAATCTTGCTGCGATCGCGTTTCGGGTCACGGCAAAACTCGCACAACTCCCCCTCCGCGATATTTCGGCATTGGCTACAAAACGCCAACCCATCTTTGACCGCTCGGATGGCATCGGCGAGTCGTAAGGCATCCTCCCGCTCCATCTTCATGAGATGAAAGGCCAGTCGTTGCGCGCTCTTGTGCCCGATCCCTGGGAGGCGAACCAGTTCTTTGATGAGTCGTGCTAAGAGGCTCTGTTGATCGACGGCCATCGCTAGAACAGACCTGGGATCTTCATCCCACCCGTCAATGCTTTCATCTCGCCTTCCATCAATTCTTTGGCTTTGCGCAGGGCCTCGTTCGTGGCGGCCACGACCAGATCCTGGAGCATGTCGACATCGCCGCTCTTGACGACCTCCGGGTCGATTGCCACGCTGACAACCTGCATGGCCCCATTTGCTGTGACGGTGACGATCCCACCACCGGCGGTTCCACTGGTGGTTTTGGACGCCGCCTGCTCTTGGATTTTGGCCATCTGCTCTTGCATGGCTTGAGCTTGTTTGAGGATGTTGTTCATATTGCCGAAGGGATTCTTCATTCGCTTGCCTCCTGTTGGGCGATGGTACGGACCTCTGCTAACTCTACGCCGAATATCTCGAGCGCTTGCTTCACGGTCGGATTCGTTTTTGCCTGTTCAAACAATGCCGCTCGATGTTCTTGTTCCTTGGCTGCCCGTGCTTGGGCCATCGTCGGCCCTTGGGGGTGCGTCTCCGTCAACTCGATGATGCGGACACGGATGGGTTGTCCCAGTTGCCGCTCACATAACTGTGAGATCACCCTGGTATTCTCTTCTTTTTCAAGGCGAGCCCTGGCCACTGTGGCCTGCTTGGCAAAACCGATTGTGACAACGTCGCCTTCTAATCCAACTAACCGACCGGCCTCGAGGAACGGGGCAATGTTTGGAAACGATGCAGCAATCTC comes from the Nitrospira sp. genome and includes:
- the hslU gene encoding ATP-dependent protease ATPase subunit HslU; this translates as MNLNNLTPRQIVEELNRYVIGQKDAKRMVAIALRNRWRRQQLSPDLRDEVMPKNIIMIGPTGVGKTEIARRLAKLAEAPFIKVEASKFTEVGYVGRDVESIIRDLTELAINMVKTQRLAFVQHKAEQQAEERLLDLLLPPPPPRPGFVDSTTETVTQPHPDSHETTRSKLRLQLREGKMDERTVEMEVKERGVPVGVISNVGGLDDIENNLRDMLGGMFQGKKKKRLMKVPEALKHLTQEEAQKLIDMDDTTREAINKVEQTGIVFLDEIDKIAGRERTAGPDVSREGVQRDLLPIVEGCTVNTKYGPVVTDHILFIAAGAFHVAKPSDLIPELQGRFPIRVELSPLSKEDFVRILTEPKGALVRQYQALMATEGLAIEFAKDGLEEIAEIAVQVNERTENIGARRLFTIMERLLEEISFEGPGWPDKLINITATYVRDRLKDIVKDQDLSRYIL
- the xerC gene encoding tyrosine recombinase XerC, translated to MEDAIKAFVMYLQVERNASPETIRNYHSDLQQLTGFLRSTKKGASSIRVDSISSDEIRAHLHSLDRQGKKAASLARKLASLRSFFRFLLREELVKVNPTETLRSPKLPKRLPRVLTKDDAAALMTFPSDSSPLSLRDRALLETMYSTGARVSEVVGINLNDLDEADGIVSLKGKGRKERLVPIGDVALQAIREYRQSLKPTPRNRHPSSPMFLNHRGGRLTTRSVAKMVARYSSRLVSGAVSPHALRHSYATHLLDEGADLRSIQELLGHASLSTTQKYTHVAMDQLLAVYDRAHPRAHTTRLTNGKDHKSS
- the trmFO gene encoding methylenetetrahydrofolate--tRNA-(uracil(54)-C(5))-methyltransferase (FADH(2)-oxidizing) TrmFO, which produces MRDDVVIVGGGLAGSEAAWQAANRGAKVTLYEMRPKEMTKAHKTGGLAELVCSNSLGSSDPLNAPGILKEEMRRLNSLIISAAEQAKVPAGSALAVDRDQFSQHITRALEGHPNIRILHEEIEEIPTDCFCIVATGPLTSDKLSQAIRAATKSQHLYFYDAISPIVDTDSINMEIVFRASRYDKGGDDYLNCPMTAEQYNAFYDALMAAEKVQPKEFEKTPYFEACVPIEVLAERGRQTMQFGPMKPVGLKDPRTGIEPAAVVQLRTENIHRTCYNLVGFQTKLTYPEQKRVFRMIPGLEQAEFLRYGSLHRNTFINSPQLLMNTLQFKARASLFFAGQLVGVEGYTESAAMGGLAGINAARALTGQPLITPPPTTAHGCLVSHVASSDPRHFQPMNTNFGLFPPLSNTPRDKEKKRRALSQRALEDFDAWKTQSRLS
- the hslV gene encoding ATP-dependent protease subunit HslV, producing MKIRSTTVLCVRRDGRVAMGCDGQVTVGTTVMKHNAKKVRRLHHDQVLAGFAGATADAFTLFEKFESKLEEYRGNLTRAAVELAKDWRTDRVLRRLEALLAVAGREQSFIITGTGDVVEPEDGILAIGSGGPYALAAARGLLRHSQLEAPVIVTESLTIAGSIDIYTNQQILVEELRG
- a CDS encoding M28 family peptidase — its product is MPIDRNQLREDLQALVGERHPITSPSRLRQTEAYLHRRFAETGLTVTTQAFPALGGTSHNVIGTAFPDHKSFQSAPPLIVAAHFDTVEGSPGADDNASALAIMLQVARQVRTMTLARPISFIAFNLEEENLLGSQAYTSLLRNNGESIHGAIVLECVGYASHQPNSQKIPPGVPIAVPTTGNFLAVIGNERSHHLTGSVAQAMKPHLPIVPLIVPGNGEKLPDTRRSDHTSFWEQGFPAVMLTDTANFRNPHYHRSTDTLDTLSLDFIAAVANGLKATVIELASQPST
- the argB gene encoding acetylglutamate kinase; the protein is MNKLIKKADVLIEALPYIRTFRGKTVVVKYGGHAMTDASLKERFAQDVVLLKYVGINPVIIHGGGPQIDKMLDRLGIQAKFRHGVRITDAATMEIVEMVLAGKINMELTDLITRHGGSAVGLSGKDGGLILSKPLTAKAWAESLNRDVHGEDSEGDFGLVGDIEKVDPGLLRNLQEDHYIPIIAPIGTDREGNTYNINADLVAGAVAGALQAEKLLMMTDIKGIRDANGRHLSTVSRKDVQRMMKKGTITEGMIPKVHACLDALGDGVGKAHIIDGRIPHAILLEIFTRKGIGTEIVT